Proteins encoded together in one Anoxybacillus flavithermus window:
- the yabP gene encoding sporulation protein YabP, which translates to MTQNIGNKGPIQEHDIVMRSRRTLEITGVKQVESFDNEEFLLETVMGFLSVKGQNLQMKNLDVDKGIVSIKGKIFEIIYLDEHHTEKAKGFFSKLFK; encoded by the coding sequence ATGACACAAAACATTGGAAATAAAGGTCCTATTCAAGAACATGACATTGTTATGCGCAGTCGGCGCACGTTAGAAATTACCGGTGTAAAACAAGTAGAAAGTTTTGATAATGAAGAATTTTTACTGGAAACTGTTATGGGGTTTTTGTCTGTGAAAGGACAAAATTTACAAATGAAAAACTTAGATGTAGATAAAGGGATTGTCTCGATTAAAGGTAAAATTTTCGAAATCATTTATTTAGACGAGCATCACACGGAGAAGGCTAAAGGGTTCTTTAGCAAGTTGTTTAAATGA
- the yabQ gene encoding spore cortex biosynthesis protein YabQ, with the protein MSLHVQFTTLLAMIGIGMIIGSSFDTYAHIFNRSKRHRLIVWVADILFWITQALYVFYTLLVINNGQVRLYIFLAILCGYAAYQALFQRMYVRLLQKIIRAFVMLYRLIIRMFHYAVILPLRLLYRFFVFLFITTCHFVLSIGKILYKVIYVCIRFLLQPFIWIGRFIWRQTPLRFQATVGRIFHIGKGFLAKIANMFRKKG; encoded by the coding sequence ATGAGTTTGCACGTGCAATTTACGACTTTGCTTGCGATGATCGGAATCGGAATGATCATTGGGTCATCTTTTGACACATATGCACACATATTCAATCGTTCCAAGCGTCATCGACTTATCGTATGGGTTGCAGACATTCTTTTTTGGATCACGCAAGCACTATATGTCTTTTACACATTATTGGTTATTAACAATGGGCAAGTTCGTTTGTATATTTTTTTGGCCATATTATGCGGATATGCTGCCTATCAAGCTTTATTTCAACGTATGTACGTTCGTTTGTTACAAAAAATTATTCGTGCTTTTGTAATGTTATATCGTCTAATCATCCGAATGTTTCATTATGCTGTCATACTTCCGCTCCGACTTCTTTACCGTTTTTTTGTTTTTTTATTCATCACTACTTGCCATTTTGTTTTATCCATTGGTAAAATTTTATATAAAGTGATATATGTATGTATACGCTTTTTATTGCAACCATTTATATGGATTGGGCGTTTCATTTGGCGCCAAACCCCACTTCGTTTTCAAGCAACGGTTGGTCGTATTTTTCATATCGGAAAAGGGTTTCTTGCAAAAATAGCGAATATGTTTAGAAAAAAAGGGTAG
- the mfd gene encoding transcription-repair coupling factor: protein MRGLRQYFIHHADMQSVAEGVRNGLKEQLVTGLSGSARSVFISSLYEDTERPLCIVTHNLFQAQKIYDDLIQLIDEEEVFLYPVNELIAAELAVASPELRAQRLEVLNYWCGRKKGIVIAPIAALRRLLPPKDVWQRYQLRFRVGEQMDVEHCLKQFIAMGYERVSVVSTPGEFSVRGGIIDIYPLTAELPYRIELFDVEIESIRTFSVDDQRSVAEIDEVLIGPATELIVEQQHINEAIQRLEAQLHDTLQHIHDEKTKNRLYEHVSFELEQLKNGKSIEEMYKYFSLFYPSAASLLDYIPEHGVVIIDEMSRIQEVAEKLEQEEAEWYTNLLEEGKIVQSVPVSYSFPEVLQKRTRSTIYLSLFLRHIPYTHPQNIVNVSCKQMQVFYSQMQLLKGEVERWKKRNYAVVLLAGNEERAKKLKQTLEDYEIDAVQIGRDDALLHGKCQIVPSGLVAGFELPMQKLAVITEEELFKKRMKRPVRRQKLSNAERIKSYTDLKVGDYVVHVNHGIGKYLGIETLEINGVHKDYIHIQYQGNDTLYVPVDQMDLVQKYVGSEGKEPKIYKLGGTEWKKVKKKVESSVQDIAEDLMKLYAEREASKGYAFSPDNEMQREFEAAFPYQETEDQLRSIREIKRDMESERPMDRLLCGDVGYGKTEVALRAAFKAIMDGKQVAFLVPTTILAQQHYETVRERFQGYPINVGLLSRFRTKKQQTETIQGLKDGTIDMVIGTHRLLSKDVSFKDLGLLIIDEEQRFGVAHKEKIKQLKTNIDVLTLTATPIPRTLHMSLIGVRDLSVIETPPENRFPVQTYVMEYSPIIVREAIEREMARGGQVFFLYNRVEDIDRKAEEISALVPDARVAYAHGRMSEHELEAVMLAFLEGQYDVLVSTTIIETGVDIPNVNTLIVYDADKMGLSQLYQLRGRVGRSNRIAYAYFTYRKDKVLNEIAEKRLQAIKEFTELGSGFKIAMRDLSIRGAGNLLGAQQHGFIDSVGFELYSQMLKEAIEEKRGTKQEKPFEVEIDLEVDAYIPEHYISNEQQKIEMYKRFRALDSLEELEQLREEMLDRFGEYPDEVAYLFQIAEMKIYAKQHLVKSIKQTKQEVTILFSQETTKQIDVSKLFKLGEPYGRDVGFGMDGDRFKIVVHVKGMKPQQWLMIIYELLKGLKYAKK, encoded by the coding sequence TTGCGCGGATTACGACAATATTTTATTCATCACGCGGACATGCAATCGGTTGCAGAAGGGGTTCGCAATGGTTTAAAGGAACAGCTTGTGACCGGTTTGTCTGGTTCTGCCCGTTCTGTTTTCATTTCTTCTTTATATGAGGATACTGAGCGACCTTTATGCATTGTGACGCACAATTTATTTCAAGCGCAAAAAATATATGATGATCTCATTCAATTAATTGATGAGGAAGAAGTGTTTCTTTATCCTGTCAATGAATTAATTGCAGCTGAATTAGCTGTAGCTAGTCCGGAATTGCGAGCACAACGATTAGAAGTGTTAAACTATTGGTGTGGGCGGAAAAAAGGAATTGTTATCGCTCCCATTGCTGCACTTCGACGACTATTGCCACCGAAAGATGTATGGCAACGTTATCAACTTCGTTTTCGCGTCGGTGAGCAAATGGATGTGGAACATTGTTTGAAGCAATTTATTGCGATGGGATATGAACGTGTGTCTGTTGTTTCAACTCCGGGGGAATTTAGCGTCCGAGGAGGTATTATTGATATTTATCCGCTTACAGCTGAGCTTCCTTATCGTATTGAGCTATTCGACGTGGAGATCGAGTCAATTCGGACGTTTTCAGTCGATGATCAACGTTCGGTGGCTGAGATAGATGAGGTGTTAATTGGACCGGCAACGGAATTGATCGTTGAACAACAACATATAAACGAAGCGATTCAACGGCTAGAAGCACAACTTCATGATACGTTGCAACATATTCATGATGAAAAAACGAAAAATCGTTTATATGAACATGTATCATTTGAATTGGAGCAGTTAAAAAACGGAAAATCAATCGAAGAAATGTACAAATATTTCTCGCTTTTCTATCCTTCTGCTGCAAGTTTGCTAGATTACATTCCAGAGCACGGTGTCGTCATCATCGATGAAATGAGTCGTATTCAAGAAGTAGCAGAAAAACTGGAACAGGAAGAAGCAGAATGGTACACAAACTTGTTAGAAGAAGGAAAGATTGTGCAAAGTGTCCCGGTTTCTTATTCGTTTCCAGAAGTATTGCAAAAACGGACGAGATCAACGATTTACTTGTCTTTATTTTTACGTCATATTCCATACACGCATCCTCAAAACATTGTTAATGTATCTTGTAAGCAAATGCAAGTGTTTTATAGTCAAATGCAGTTGTTAAAGGGAGAAGTTGAGCGGTGGAAAAAGAGGAATTATGCTGTCGTTTTGTTAGCAGGAAATGAAGAGCGAGCGAAAAAACTGAAACAGACGTTAGAAGATTATGAGATTGATGCTGTCCAAATCGGGAGAGATGATGCATTATTGCATGGGAAATGTCAAATTGTCCCGTCTGGGTTAGTTGCAGGTTTTGAATTGCCGATGCAAAAACTCGCCGTCATTACAGAAGAAGAGCTATTTAAAAAGCGAATGAAACGTCCTGTGCGACGCCAAAAATTGTCGAACGCGGAACGGATTAAAAGTTATACAGATTTAAAAGTCGGCGACTATGTCGTCCACGTCAACCATGGAATCGGAAAATATTTAGGGATCGAAACGTTAGAAATTAACGGTGTTCATAAAGATTACATTCATATTCAATATCAAGGGAATGATACGTTATACGTTCCTGTTGATCAAATGGATCTCGTCCAAAAATATGTCGGTTCAGAAGGAAAAGAGCCGAAAATTTATAAATTAGGTGGAACAGAGTGGAAGAAAGTAAAGAAGAAAGTAGAGTCTTCTGTTCAAGATATTGCTGAGGACTTGATGAAATTATATGCAGAGCGCGAAGCGAGCAAAGGGTACGCTTTTTCACCGGATAACGAGATGCAAAGGGAATTTGAAGCGGCGTTCCCATATCAAGAGACGGAAGATCAGCTTCGTTCCATTCGTGAAATTAAACGCGATATGGAAAGCGAACGGCCGATGGATCGATTGCTATGTGGGGATGTTGGTTACGGAAAGACAGAAGTAGCGTTGCGGGCCGCTTTTAAAGCGATCATGGACGGAAAACAAGTTGCCTTTCTCGTACCGACGACGATTTTAGCGCAACAACATTACGAAACAGTTCGTGAACGTTTCCAAGGGTATCCGATTAACGTCGGTTTATTGAGTCGTTTTCGCACGAAAAAGCAACAAACCGAAACAATCCAAGGCTTAAAAGATGGTACGATTGATATGGTTATTGGAACACATCGGCTTTTATCAAAAGACGTATCGTTTAAAGATCTAGGTTTATTAATTATTGACGAGGAGCAACGGTTCGGTGTTGCTCATAAAGAAAAAATTAAACAACTAAAAACAAATATCGATGTATTAACGTTAACCGCTACACCGATCCCGCGCACGTTACATATGTCGCTTATCGGTGTCCGCGATTTGTCCGTCATCGAAACACCTCCGGAAAATCGTTTCCCTGTACAAACGTATGTGATGGAATACAGCCCGATCATTGTGCGAGAGGCGATTGAACGCGAAATGGCGCGCGGGGGACAAGTGTTTTTTCTTTATAATCGCGTTGAAGATATTGATCGAAAGGCAGAAGAAATTTCGGCGCTCGTACCTGATGCTCGTGTGGCATATGCACACGGAAGAATGTCCGAACATGAACTTGAAGCGGTCATGCTTGCGTTTCTAGAAGGTCAATATGATGTACTAGTGAGTACGACGATCATCGAAACAGGTGTTGACATTCCAAATGTGAATACGTTAATCGTTTATGATGCGGATAAGATGGGTCTTTCACAATTATATCAGTTGCGCGGGCGCGTAGGACGCTCCAATCGCATTGCGTATGCGTATTTTACGTACCGAAAAGATAAGGTGCTAAATGAAATAGCAGAAAAACGATTACAAGCCATTAAAGAGTTTACCGAGCTTGGATCTGGCTTCAAAATTGCGATGCGTGATTTATCTATCCGGGGGGCTGGCAACTTATTAGGAGCACAACAACACGGTTTTATTGATTCCGTCGGCTTTGAGCTTTATTCTCAAATGTTGAAAGAAGCGATTGAAGAAAAACGAGGAACAAAACAAGAAAAACCGTTTGAAGTGGAAATTGATTTAGAAGTGGATGCGTATATTCCAGAGCACTACATTTCAAATGAACAGCAAAAAATTGAGATGTATAAACGATTCCGAGCGCTCGATTCGTTAGAGGAGCTCGAACAATTGCGAGAAGAAATGTTAGATCGTTTCGGCGAGTATCCAGATGAAGTAGCGTACTTATTCCAAATTGCCGAAATGAAAATATATGCAAAACAGCATCTCGTTAAATCCATTAAGCAAACGAAGCAAGAAGTCACCATTTTATTCTCACAAGAAACGACAAAGCAAATTGATGTTAGCAAATTGTTTAAGCTCGGTGAACCGTATGGCAGGGATGTTGGTTTCGGCATGGATGGGGATCGCTTTAAAATTGTCGTTCATGTAAAAGGAATGAAGCCGCAACAGTGGTTAATGATCATTTATGAGTTGCTAAAAGGGTTAAAATATGCTAAAAAATAA
- a CDS encoding S1 domain-containing RNA-binding protein, which produces MSIEVGSKLHGKVTGITKFGAFVELPEGATGLVHISEVADSYVKDINEHLKVGDVVEVRVINVEKDGKIGLSIKKAKEQASRPRNKGNDRASKESFEQKISRFLKESEDRLASLKRHTESKRGGRGARRG; this is translated from the coding sequence ATGTCAATTGAAGTAGGCAGCAAGTTACATGGAAAAGTAACGGGCATTACAAAATTCGGAGCGTTTGTTGAGTTACCAGAAGGCGCGACAGGCTTAGTGCACATTAGTGAAGTAGCTGACAGCTATGTAAAGGACATTAATGAACATCTCAAAGTAGGCGATGTTGTCGAAGTTCGTGTTATTAATGTTGAGAAGGATGGGAAAATTGGCTTATCGATCAAAAAGGCAAAGGAACAAGCTTCACGTCCGCGCAACAAAGGAAACGATCGCGCTTCAAAAGAAAGCTTTGAGCAGAAAATTAGCCGTTTCTTAAAAGAAAGTGAAGATCGCTTAGCATCCCTTAAACGCCATACCGAATCAAAACGAGGAGGTCGTGGTGCTCGACGTGGTTAA
- the mazG gene encoding nucleoside triphosphate pyrophosphohydrolase: MGTITIVGLGAGDIDQLSFGVYRTLKQANRLFLRTKDHPVVSQLEAEGIHIQSFDDIYEKYDQFEQVYEHIVEHLCEEVKKGDVVYAVPGHPLVAERTVKLLLEKKDHISVRVEGGQSFLDALFTAVELDPIEGFQLIDATSFQPDEIQLRNHIIFCQVYDSFIASDVKLALLEKLPYDYPIFIVYAAGSKQQRIEKVPLYELDRVITVSNLTSVYVPKVENDELLYHDFTTLRRVIATLRGPNGCPWDRKQTHQSLKKYLLEETYELLDAIDRQDDENIIEELGDVLLQVMLHAQIGEDEGMFSIDDVIRAITEKMIRRHPHVFGDVHVEHAEQVVRNWEAIKQAEKETELHSLLDDVAKALPSTLRAYEYQKRAAKVGFDWSDVEPMWRKVEEEMNEVQQEADRMDEQKLKEEFGDLLFALINVCRYYKVNPEEALAMANEKFYHRFQYIEQKVKQQGKAWRAYSLEQLDEIWEEAKREGL; encoded by the coding sequence ATGGGTACAATTACAATTGTCGGTCTTGGGGCAGGAGACATCGATCAGTTGTCTTTCGGTGTGTACCGTACGTTAAAACAGGCGAATCGCCTCTTTTTACGAACGAAAGATCATCCTGTTGTCTCACAGTTGGAAGCAGAAGGGATACACATTCAATCGTTTGACGACATATACGAAAAATATGATCAATTTGAACAAGTATACGAACATATTGTTGAACATTTATGTGAAGAAGTGAAAAAAGGGGATGTCGTATACGCTGTTCCGGGCCATCCACTTGTCGCTGAGCGTACAGTAAAGCTATTGCTCGAAAAAAAAGATCACATTTCTGTTCGTGTAGAAGGGGGACAAAGTTTTCTTGATGCGTTATTTACTGCCGTTGAGCTCGATCCAATCGAAGGTTTTCAATTGATTGATGCTACCTCATTTCAACCGGACGAAATTCAGTTGCGGAATCATATTATTTTTTGTCAAGTATATGACTCGTTCATTGCATCCGATGTGAAACTAGCTTTGTTGGAAAAATTACCATATGATTATCCTATTTTTATCGTTTATGCAGCAGGAAGTAAACAACAACGAATCGAAAAAGTCCCGCTATATGAGCTAGATCGGGTCATAACGGTGAGCAATTTAACGAGCGTTTACGTACCAAAAGTAGAAAATGATGAGCTGTTATATCATGATTTTACTACTTTACGACGTGTGATTGCGACGTTGCGTGGGCCTAACGGTTGCCCTTGGGATCGGAAACAGACGCACCAGTCATTGAAAAAGTATTTGCTTGAAGAAACGTATGAGCTTCTTGATGCGATTGATCGGCAAGATGATGAAAATATAATTGAAGAGCTTGGCGATGTATTATTACAAGTTATGCTTCATGCCCAAATTGGCGAAGACGAAGGAATGTTTTCGATTGACGATGTCATTCGAGCCATTACAGAAAAAATGATTCGGCGCCATCCTCATGTATTCGGGGACGTTCATGTTGAGCATGCGGAACAGGTTGTACGCAACTGGGAAGCAATCAAGCAGGCGGAAAAAGAAACCGAACTTCATTCATTACTTGACGATGTTGCCAAAGCGTTACCGAGTACGCTGCGCGCATATGAATATCAAAAAAGAGCAGCAAAAGTTGGATTTGACTGGTCGGACGTAGAGCCGATGTGGCGTAAAGTTGAAGAAGAAATGAATGAGGTACAGCAAGAAGCTGATCGTATGGATGAACAAAAACTAAAAGAAGAGTTTGGAGATTTACTATTTGCGCTTATTAACGTATGCCGATATTATAAAGTCAATCCTGAAGAGGCGTTAGCCATGGCGAACGAAAAATTTTACCATCGTTTTCAATACATTGAACAAAAAGTAAAACAACAAGGGAAAGCTTGGCGTGCGTATTCTTTAGAGCAATTAGATGAAATATGGGAAGAAGCGAAAAGGGAGGGGTTATAA
- a CDS encoding RNA-binding S4 domain-containing protein, whose product MRLDKFLKVSRLIKRRTLAKEVAEQGRVFINGQQAKASSTVKIGDEIMIQFGQKHVTVKVVELQEHAKKEDASALYEIVKEERVE is encoded by the coding sequence ATGCGACTCGATAAGTTTTTAAAAGTTTCACGGCTCATTAAAAGAAGAACTTTAGCGAAAGAAGTAGCGGAGCAGGGGCGTGTATTTATTAACGGTCAGCAGGCGAAAGCGAGTTCAACCGTAAAAATAGGTGATGAAATTATGATTCAATTTGGCCAAAAACATGTGACAGTGAAAGTGGTCGAATTACAAGAACATGCGAAAAAAGAAGATGCGAGTGCGTTATATGAAATTGTAAAAGAAGAGCGAGTGGAGTAG
- a CDS encoding polysaccharide biosynthesis protein encodes MEKKDWLRGAFVLTVAALFTKILSAFYRIPYQNIVGDVGFYIYQQVYPFYGIFLALSTYGYPIAISKLIAENKQSTYKFAVVRLSFYFLSCLSIVMFSVLYFGASSLAALMGDHQLALLIRAVSFAFLLLPFTSVSRGYFQGGGEMNPTAVSQVVEQLVRVGAILFLSSFLLHRGFTVYEAGAGAMIGSLMGSFAAVAVLVVYMLRKRTNVHTEPWIPTKEKRKVLLFLAVHGVTICLANMLLVLIQLVDSFTLLPLLQQAGLHELAKTAKGIYDRGQPFIQLGTVVATSFSLALVPMLSHEQTERNEIYTAVRVAFIIGMGAVVGLVCILKQANIMLFKDHVGAMELTILAVSILFTSLTLTFIAILQGLGNVFRPFFIVCVGMISKWGLNVLLVPLWHTVGAAVATLIAYAVMCVIAFFYVQKRMSRPLLSLSIIIQTIKAAAMMAIILVGYIILINELPIHHGRLFSSLQAIIGVFIGAFVYIIMIVKKEVLAEKDLLAFPFGRYLIKIKQRKAG; translated from the coding sequence ATGGAAAAAAAAGACTGGTTGCGTGGTGCGTTTGTGTTGACGGTCGCCGCCTTATTTACAAAAATATTAAGCGCTTTTTACCGTATTCCGTATCAAAATATTGTAGGCGATGTCGGATTTTATATTTATCAACAAGTTTATCCTTTTTACGGTATTTTTCTCGCTTTGTCAACGTATGGCTATCCGATTGCGATCTCAAAACTTATTGCCGAAAATAAACAATCAACATATAAGTTTGCTGTTGTTCGGCTTTCTTTTTATTTTTTATCATGCCTTAGTATCGTCATGTTTTCCGTTCTTTATTTTGGCGCTTCGTCACTCGCGGCGCTCATGGGAGATCATCAACTAGCTCTGTTGATTCGCGCCGTTTCGTTTGCTTTTTTGCTTCTTCCATTTACTTCTGTTTCTCGCGGATATTTTCAAGGGGGAGGAGAGATGAATCCGACCGCTGTTTCGCAAGTAGTTGAACAACTTGTACGTGTCGGAGCGATTTTATTTCTTTCTTCTTTTTTGCTTCATCGCGGATTTACCGTTTATGAGGCAGGAGCTGGTGCGATGATTGGTTCACTTATGGGAAGTTTTGCTGCTGTTGCAGTACTCGTCGTATATATGTTGCGAAAGCGGACGAATGTTCATACCGAGCCATGGATTCCAACAAAAGAAAAAAGAAAAGTGCTTTTATTTTTAGCTGTTCATGGTGTAACGATTTGTTTAGCTAACATGCTCCTTGTTTTAATACAGCTTGTTGATTCATTTACCCTTCTCCCTTTGTTACAACAAGCAGGATTGCATGAACTAGCTAAAACAGCAAAGGGAATTTATGACCGTGGTCAACCGTTTATTCAGCTTGGGACAGTAGTAGCTACTTCTTTTTCATTAGCGCTTGTGCCGATGTTATCGCATGAACAAACAGAACGCAACGAAATATATACAGCTGTTCGCGTAGCGTTTATCATTGGAATGGGGGCAGTCGTTGGTTTAGTTTGCATATTAAAACAAGCGAATATCATGTTGTTTAAAGACCATGTTGGTGCGATGGAGTTGACGATTTTAGCCGTTTCTATTCTTTTTACTTCTTTAACATTAACGTTCATCGCCATTTTGCAAGGGCTTGGGAATGTATTTCGTCCATTTTTCATCGTTTGTGTCGGCATGATATCAAAATGGGGGTTGAATGTGTTGCTCGTTCCTTTATGGCATACAGTAGGGGCAGCTGTAGCGACACTCATTGCCTATGCCGTCATGTGCGTCATCGCCTTTTTTTATGTGCAAAAACGAATGTCTCGTCCTTTGCTTTCGCTCTCTATAATCATTCAAACGATAAAAGCCGCAGCGATGATGGCGATCATTTTAGTTGGATATATCATATTGATAAACGAGTTACCAATTCATCATGGACGTCTGTTTTCATCGCTTCAAGCGATCATTGGTGTTTTTATTGGGGCGTTTGTTTATATTATAATGATCGTTAAAAAAGAGGTTTTGGCGGAAAAAGACTTGTTAGCTTTTCCGTTTGGACGTTATTTAATAAAAATAAAGCAAAGAAAGGCTGGATAG
- the spoVT gene encoding stage V sporulation protein T, with protein MKATGIVRRIDDLGRVVIPKEIRRTLRIREGDPLEIFVDRDGEVILKKYSPISELGDFAKEYAEALFDSLEQPVLICDRDVFIAVAGGSKKEYLNKSVSELVEKVMEDRQSVLYTEETSVSFAQGHEEHMQSYVIAPIIAGGDPIGAVIIFSKDKTLGEVEHKAAETAASFLARQMEQ; from the coding sequence ATGAAAGCAACAGGTATTGTTCGACGAATCGATGATTTAGGACGAGTAGTAATTCCAAAAGAAATTCGCAGAACACTTCGTATTCGCGAAGGAGACCCACTTGAAATATTTGTTGACCGCGATGGTGAGGTCATTTTAAAAAAGTATTCACCAATTAGTGAATTAGGTGACTTTGCAAAAGAGTACGCTGAAGCTCTTTTCGACAGTTTAGAACAACCAGTGCTCATTTGTGATCGCGATGTATTTATTGCAGTAGCAGGCGGATCGAAAAAGGAGTATTTAAACAAGAGCGTAAGCGAACTTGTTGAAAAAGTGATGGAAGATCGCCAGTCCGTTTTGTACACAGAAGAAACAAGCGTATCATTTGCGCAAGGTCATGAAGAACATATGCAATCATACGTGATTGCACCGATTATTGCTGGAGGAGATCCAATCGGGGCAGTCATTATTTTCTCGAAAGATAAAACGCTTGGCGAAGTAGAACATAAAGCAGCAGAAACTGCGGCGAGCTTCCTTGCTCGACAAATGGAACAATAA
- a CDS encoding FtsB family cell division protein, protein MGAPQRSKVKKIQTSYVIQQEKQEHKKARRRKKKVIRFSIVATMALAASSLFLYTMTAQSSAIDEQLKTKEQLEEKLRTLQQDEQRLKEEIKKLNDDQYIAELARKQYFLSKEGEIIFITPDE, encoded by the coding sequence ATGGGCGCCCCACAGAGAAGTAAAGTGAAAAAAATACAAACATCGTATGTCATTCAACAAGAAAAACAAGAACATAAGAAGGCGCGACGTCGTAAAAAGAAGGTGATTCGTTTTAGCATTGTGGCAACGATGGCGTTAGCCGCTTCTTCGCTATTTTTATATACGATGACGGCACAATCTTCTGCGATTGATGAGCAATTAAAAACGAAAGAACAGCTAGAAGAAAAGTTACGCACGTTGCAACAAGACGAACAAAGATTGAAAGAGGAAATCAAAAAATTAAACGATGATCAATATATTGCCGAATTGGCTCGAAAGCAATATTTTTTGTCGAAAGAGGGAGAAATTATTTTTATCACTCCGGATGAGTAA